A single window of Fischerella sp. PCC 9605 DNA harbors:
- a CDS encoding pre-16S rRNA-processing nuclease YqgF, with translation MNSSEFTPTQPVILGFDPGKDKCGLAVMGLDRKLHYHEVVPSDEAIATIKTLRQKFPISLMVMGDQTTAKRWKQQLQQELSDQLNIMLVDERYTSLEARDRYWQMYPPKGIMKLLPQGMRTPPRPIDDIVAILLIERYLNRLTESAK, from the coding sequence ATGAATTCAAGTGAATTTACACCAACTCAACCAGTGATTTTGGGCTTCGATCCGGGTAAAGATAAGTGTGGTCTAGCGGTCATGGGACTAGACCGAAAACTGCATTACCACGAGGTTGTACCATCAGATGAAGCGATCGCCACTATTAAAACACTGCGGCAAAAATTTCCTATCTCCTTGATGGTCATGGGGGATCAAACCACAGCCAAGCGCTGGAAACAGCAATTGCAACAAGAACTATCAGATCAGTTGAATATCATGTTGGTCGATGAACGCTACACCAGCTTAGAAGCACGCGATCGCTATTGGCAAATGTACCCCCCCAAAGGAATCATGAAACTTTTACCACAAGGTATGCGAACACCTCCACGACCAATAGATGACATTGTTGCTATTCTTTTGATCGAAAGATATCTCAATCGCCTTACAGAATCAGCAAAATGA
- a CDS encoding DUF3146 family protein codes for MSAKRLPQTTAHVRIIRQSWQYGLLEGEVRAGDFEWQFQWHFRRGELSVKPSQGRALIKEPLGRFLEQRDYQLEPGGDYAFTIRAEL; via the coding sequence GTGAGTGCTAAACGTTTACCACAAACTACTGCCCATGTCCGGATTATCCGTCAATCCTGGCAATACGGCTTACTTGAAGGTGAAGTAAGAGCAGGAGATTTTGAGTGGCAATTCCAATGGCACTTTCGCCGGGGAGAGTTGTCTGTGAAACCATCTCAAGGTCGTGCCTTAATTAAAGAACCCCTTGGTCGCTTTTTGGAGCAACGAGATTACCAGCTCGAACCAGGAGGGGACTATGCTTTTACAATTCGCGCGGAACTATAA
- a CDS encoding DUF3084 domain-containing protein has protein sequence MATGYILIIAILILGGVIATVGDRIGTRVGKKRLSLFNLRPKNTAVLVTILTGLGISASTLGILFLADEGLRKGVFELEDIQKDLRRKRVQLENTTQQLDTTKLELDQARKEQTKAQQDLQEINKSLQAANAKQQQTQTQLNRTIDQKARTQAQLQRTQKQLDQVATQYQQAMAQLQNVYQERNKQLAEIKGLRAERQRLYEEAKQAIAEAQAAIDKRDRELAKRQEAIEQRDLKIADLDRLMQQRNVEIAAREQIIAQRETRLKELEKQQNYLEQEVARLEKYYQSFRDLRLGKLALARGQVLAGGVVRVQQPSAARQAVIQLLQEANKSASIELTEPGINPPPNVQVLRVTEEQIEQLSKQIKDGREYVVRIFCAGNYVRGEKPIEFFADASLNQVVFSGGEVLAATTADPKNMTSYQLRQRLELLISASQFRARNAGILEDIQIDGTFIRFIAQLRQSDQRLDIKAIAAQDTYTAGPLKVRLLAIKNGQVIFST, from the coding sequence ATGGCCACCGGGTACATCCTCATAATTGCAATTTTAATTTTGGGAGGCGTTATTGCCACCGTGGGCGATCGCATAGGCACGCGGGTTGGCAAGAAACGGCTCTCACTATTTAATCTACGACCAAAAAACACGGCTGTATTAGTAACGATTTTGACAGGGTTGGGCATTTCAGCATCAACCCTGGGAATTTTATTTTTAGCCGATGAAGGCTTGCGTAAAGGAGTATTTGAACTAGAGGATATTCAAAAAGACCTTAGGCGTAAGCGCGTACAGTTAGAGAACACAACTCAACAACTTGATACAACAAAACTCGAGCTAGACCAAGCCAGAAAAGAACAAACAAAAGCTCAACAAGACTTGCAGGAAATTAATAAATCCTTACAAGCCGCTAATGCCAAGCAACAGCAAACACAAACCCAACTCAACCGCACTATTGACCAAAAAGCGCGAACCCAAGCCCAACTCCAACGTACCCAAAAACAGCTAGATCAAGTAGCAACTCAGTACCAGCAAGCTATGGCTCAGTTGCAAAACGTTTATCAAGAGAGAAACAAGCAACTAGCCGAAATTAAAGGACTCCGGGCAGAACGCCAAAGACTTTACGAAGAAGCTAAACAAGCAATTGCCGAAGCCCAAGCGGCCATTGACAAACGCGATCGCGAACTTGCCAAGCGCCAGGAAGCTATTGAACAGCGCGATCTCAAAATTGCCGACCTGGATCGCCTGATGCAACAGCGCAATGTTGAAATCGCAGCGCGAGAGCAAATAATTGCCCAACGAGAAACTCGCCTGAAAGAATTAGAAAAACAACAGAATTATCTCGAACAGGAAGTCGCAAGGCTGGAGAAATATTACCAATCTTTTCGTGACTTACGCCTGGGGAAACTAGCATTAGCCCGCGGTCAAGTTCTTGCTGGTGGTGTAGTTCGCGTCCAACAGCCTTCTGCTGCTCGTCAGGCAGTTATCCAGTTATTGCAAGAAGCCAACAAAAGTGCCAGCATCGAATTAACCGAGCCTGGGATCAATCCTCCCCCAAATGTGCAGGTACTGCGTGTTACCGAGGAACAAATTGAGCAATTAAGCAAGCAAATTAAAGACGGTCGAGAATATGTAGTGCGAATTTTCTGTGCAGGCAATTATGTGAGGGGGGAAAAGCCGATAGAATTTTTCGCCGATGCATCACTAAATCAAGTCGTTTTTTCGGGAGGTGAAGTGCTGGCTGCAACTACGGCCGATCCCAAAAACATGACATCTTATCAACTGCGACAGCGGTTAGAATTGTTAATTTCTGCCTCGCAATTTCGTGCGCGCAATGCTGGAATTTTAGAAGATATTCAAATAGATGGTACCTTTATCCGCTTTATTGCTCAGTTACGGCAATCAGACCAACGACTAGATATCAAAGCAATTGCAGCACAAGACACTTATACTGCTGGGCCATTGAAAGTTAGATTATTAGCAATTAAAAATGGACAAGTGATTTTTAGTACTTAA